In Chitinispirillales bacterium ANBcel5, a genomic segment contains:
- a CDS encoding UbiA family prenyltransferase: MAGTLKKILDLVFLLRLPLLAPVWTILILGWIAGNAQATPGFSFVHSTCSSPLWFALIGFSLLVASIYVVNQITDIESDRINNKLFLLPDGFISVKTAWVVALFCIFSGLMVGFFLGNAIFMLFIIALILGFLYNLPPVSLKNRAIGGVLANALGHGIITFLVGWFITKSDAVFSTDLLYTGLISSLAPGFANGAVFLATTIPDAPGDLKTGKKTFCVSYGEKKTALAATMMCTLALIFSFSMEYNSWVMAIPSAISLFFFIRFFIFTDSVSAFNSFKWPVFLLSACVTIFVPFYGILIAFTFLLSRFYYKWRFGIEYPTFKAK; this comes from the coding sequence TTGGCAGGAACATTGAAAAAAATTCTCGATCTGGTATTCCTACTCAGATTGCCGCTTTTAGCACCTGTATGGACTATTTTAATTCTTGGATGGATTGCAGGTAATGCACAAGCCACCCCCGGCTTTTCTTTTGTACACTCCACTTGCAGCTCACCATTGTGGTTTGCACTAATTGGATTTTCTTTGCTTGTTGCTTCAATTTATGTGGTTAATCAGATCACAGATATAGAGAGTGACCGTATAAATAATAAACTGTTTCTGCTGCCAGATGGATTTATTTCTGTTAAAACAGCCTGGGTTGTAGCCTTATTCTGTATCTTTAGCGGCCTTATGGTTGGTTTTTTTCTTGGAAATGCAATCTTTATGCTCTTTATTATAGCTCTTATCCTTGGATTTCTCTATAATTTACCACCAGTGAGCTTAAAAAACAGAGCCATCGGCGGAGTATTAGCAAATGCACTTGGGCATGGAATAATTACTTTTCTTGTAGGCTGGTTTATAACCAAAAGTGATGCCGTTTTCAGTACCGATCTCTTATACACTGGGCTAATCTCCTCACTTGCTCCTGGGTTTGCAAACGGAGCAGTATTTCTGGCTACAACAATTCCCGATGCACCCGGTGATCTTAAAACAGGGAAAAAGACGTTCTGTGTCTCTTATGGTGAAAAAAAAACAGCCCTTGCAGCGACGATGATGTGTACCCTGGCATTGATATTTTCCTTTTCAATGGAGTATAATAGCTGGGTTATGGCTATCCCCAGTGCAATAAGCCTGTTTTTCTTCATCAGATTTTTTATATTCACCGACTCTGTATCTGCATTCAACTCCTTTAAATGGCCCGTTTTTCTGCTCAGTGCCTGCGTAACTATCTTTGTACCATTTTACGGTATTCTTATTGCCTTTACATTCTTATTGAGTCGTTTTTATTATAAGTGGCGCTTTGGAATAGAGTACCCTACATTTAAAGCAAAATGA
- a CDS encoding UbiA family prenyltransferase: MIKNKTITHIIDLFFITRPVLLIPVWGFSAFGIFSVENTLAIQVNVFSAFLCLLFSLSVASVYIINQVCDIDADKENGGFPLLVRGNIPVSRATIVALCCAVVSVSIPVILQKYQLALLSLLALLLGILYSCKPTRFSGKPFLDFFSNAVGYGVIAFGAGWYIAGESIFSFQFINHALPYFLLMCSGSISSTLPDIEGDRKDEKITTAVYLGKRNAHILALLLLIIAAFASALQSQYIPFFCATLSLPIYVLFLLHPSEVFMEATYKIGGSLCIVASALAVPALFGGATLVFAATWLYFRRRYGIIYPSLIPVNNNEK; the protein is encoded by the coding sequence ATGATAAAAAATAAAACTATTACACATATTATTGACCTGTTTTTCATAACCCGACCAGTCCTTTTAATTCCGGTTTGGGGGTTTAGTGCTTTTGGTATATTTTCTGTAGAAAACACCTTAGCTATACAAGTTAATGTTTTCTCCGCTTTTTTATGCTTACTTTTCTCGCTCTCCGTGGCTTCAGTTTATATAATCAATCAGGTTTGTGATATCGATGCTGATAAAGAAAACGGTGGGTTTCCCCTTCTTGTTAGGGGCAACATACCTGTTTCAAGAGCTACTATTGTTGCGTTGTGTTGTGCAGTGGTGTCTGTTTCAATACCAGTTATTTTACAAAAATACCAGTTGGCATTACTATCCTTACTCGCTCTGTTACTCGGAATACTATACAGTTGTAAACCGACCAGATTTTCCGGCAAGCCATTCCTTGATTTTTTTTCCAACGCCGTTGGTTATGGCGTTATAGCCTTTGGAGCAGGATGGTATATTGCCGGTGAGAGCATCTTTTCATTTCAGTTTATAAATCATGCTCTGCCCTACTTTCTACTGATGTGCTCGGGCTCAATTAGTTCGACTCTTCCGGACATTGAAGGAGACAGAAAAGATGAAAAAATCACTACTGCAGTCTATCTTGGGAAAAGGAATGCTCACATTCTGGCCTTGTTACTATTAATTATTGCTGCTTTTGCGTCAGCATTGCAGAGTCAGTATATCCCATTTTTCTGTGCAACGTTGTCGTTGCCTATTTATGTTTTGTTTTTACTGCACCCAAGTGAGGTCTTCATGGAAGCTACATACAAAATAGGTGGCAGTTTATGTATTGTAGCTTCAGCTTTGGCTGTTCCGGCTCTGTTTGGTGGTGCAACACTTGTATTTGCGGCAACATGGCTGTATTTTCGTAGACGTTACGGTATTATCTATCCATCCCTTATCCCGGTTAACAATAATGAAAAATAG
- a CDS encoding response regulator — protein sequence MIKQEEQTILIVDDDQLLCSAIATYLSKAGYKPILANNGTQALHILEHTSPNCIIIDLYMPSMNGIELLEVLKENNNSIPIIITTGHPDMDSAIKAIQNGAYDYIIKPFKFEEMLQKVNQALNSTKLVRENYVLSELASLHEITGKLTTTHKIEDLLDITFEHCLETAQAVSGSIQLYDKESDELVIVRQKGIGSVKTRSSLDEMGEWTISKWVFKSSVPILIGDSDKVPGTDIELKRKEISSSISVPLKVGKEVIGVVNLNRKDKKQPFSAVDLSVIDVLASQASIAINNAFLYTSINQKLDELSLISTYSEQLMGLVDRYDVIGCLFETVKKHFHIDFIGFLFMQKRNYEFLHWGRGEVAEENVETICERVLDEHNKNSSLKAIPKKVIKHHLDLKQERPFTVTYPFTFEHIIPVSWEDLRFGTIYFASSREINDPAEKISLLSSLVSQTRIALTNSKLYNDMKENYIRTIKALAIAVDAKDTYTHGHSENVMNIAEDLAREMELEEKHVGIIRDAGLLHDIGKIGIPGYILNKPGPLTYEEFNGIMKTHSSLGANIVKDVPFLQDLHNLILYHHEHYNGAGYPEGLKQEQIPIGARILHVADAYEAMTSNRPYRNSLGKKEAVKRLVENSGRQFDPQVVEAFLRIAEKKRWIDGDINKFLKQIKTETGKKEAP from the coding sequence ATGATTAAACAGGAAGAACAGACAATACTGATCGTTGATGATGATCAGCTTTTATGCAGTGCGATTGCCACATATCTGAGTAAAGCAGGATATAAACCGATACTTGCTAACAACGGAACACAGGCACTGCACATACTTGAGCATACATCTCCTAACTGTATTATTATTGACCTGTATATGCCTTCTATGAATGGGATTGAACTTCTTGAAGTGTTAAAAGAGAACAACAACAGTATCCCAATTATTATCACTACCGGTCACCCTGATATGGATTCCGCGATTAAGGCAATTCAAAATGGTGCCTATGATTATATTATTAAGCCATTCAAATTTGAGGAGATGTTGCAAAAAGTCAACCAGGCACTCAATTCGACCAAGCTGGTCAGGGAAAACTATGTGCTTTCAGAGCTTGCTTCCCTTCATGAGATTACAGGTAAACTTACTACAACCCACAAAATTGAAGACCTCCTTGATATTACTTTTGAGCACTGCCTTGAAACAGCTCAGGCTGTAAGTGGATCGATACAGCTCTATGATAAGGAATCTGATGAACTTGTAATTGTACGCCAAAAAGGTATCGGTAGCGTGAAAACCAGGTCATCACTGGATGAAATGGGTGAGTGGACCATATCCAAATGGGTCTTTAAAAGTTCTGTACCAATACTTATTGGCGACAGCGATAAAGTGCCGGGTACCGATATTGAACTTAAAAGAAAAGAGATAAGCTCTTCGATATCTGTTCCTTTAAAGGTAGGCAAAGAAGTAATAGGTGTTGTGAATTTAAACAGAAAAGATAAAAAACAACCTTTCAGTGCTGTAGATTTAAGTGTAATTGATGTATTAGCCTCACAGGCCAGTATTGCGATCAATAATGCTTTTCTGTACACTTCAATCAATCAAAAGCTTGATGAGCTATCACTTATCAGCACGTATTCTGAACAACTGATGGGGCTTGTGGATAGGTATGATGTAATCGGGTGTTTATTTGAGACTGTTAAAAAGCATTTTCACATTGATTTTATAGGGTTTCTTTTTATGCAAAAAAGAAACTATGAATTTCTTCACTGGGGAAGAGGAGAAGTCGCTGAAGAGAACGTTGAAACAATTTGTGAAAGAGTTCTTGATGAGCATAATAAAAATTCATCACTGAAAGCTATACCTAAGAAAGTGATAAAACATCACCTCGATCTTAAGCAAGAAAGACCATTTACCGTTACTTATCCTTTTACATTTGAACATATAATACCAGTTAGCTGGGAAGATTTAAGATTTGGAACTATATACTTCGCTTCTTCAAGAGAGATAAACGACCCCGCAGAAAAAATATCTCTATTATCAAGCCTGGTAAGTCAAACTCGTATCGCGCTTACTAATTCAAAACTATACAATGACATGAAGGAAAATTATATTCGTACTATCAAAGCCCTTGCGATTGCAGTAGATGCCAAAGATACATACACCCACGGACATTCAGAAAATGTGATGAATATTGCTGAAGACTTAGCACGTGAGATGGAACTTGAAGAAAAACATGTAGGGATTATTCGCGATGCAGGGCTTCTTCATGATATAGGGAAAATTGGCATTCCCGGTTATATTCTAAATAAACCAGGACCACTTACTTATGAAGAATTCAATGGGATAATGAAAACACATAGCTCCCTTGGAGCAAATATCGTTAAGGATGTTCCGTTTTTGCAAGATCTGCACAATCTTATCCTCTATCACCACGAACACTATAATGGCGCTGGATATCCTGAAGGGTTAAAACAAGAGCAGATCCCTATAGGGGCGCGAATTCTTCATGTCGCTGATGCCTATGAGGCAATGACATCAAACAGACCTTATAGGAATAGTCTTGGAAAAAAGGAAGCTGTTAAACGCCTCGTTGAAAATAGCGGCAGGCAATTCGATCCTCAGGTAGTCGAAGCTTTTTTGAGAATCGCGGAAAAGAAACGGTGGATCGATGGAGATATAAATAAGTTTTTAAAACAAATCAAAACCGAAACCGGAAAAAAAGAGGCCCCATAA